One Bacteroidia bacterium genomic window, GTTTCTAAAAGCATGCTTCCATATTACCTTACTTTCAGGTAAACCTTTAGCTCGGGCAGTACGGATATAATCTTGCTGAATGTTTTCTAACATTCCTACGCGCATCTGCCTGCTAATAAACGCAAATGAAGTATAAGTTACACAAAATATAGGTAAAAACAAGTGCCAAATCCAATCATTTAAACGTTTGAGTAAAGGCCAGTCCTTGCTGTGAGTAATATCCTGCACACCACTAGCAGGAAACCAATTCAAGTAATCTCCCCCTGCAAAAAAGATAATCAACATAGTAGCAGTCCAAAAAGGTGGTAGAGAATACAAAGTAAAAACCGCCACAGTAGCAATTTTGTCAGATACAGAATTTCTATGTACCGCTGAATGAACGCCCAAAGGCACAGAAATAGAATACGCAATTACGATAGAAATAAAACTAATTACAATAGACCAGCGCAAAGCTTCGGGAATTTTCTCTCGTATAGGTCTTTTGTCTTGATAAGAATAACCAAAATCCCCCTTGATAAAACGAAGTAGCCACCGATGATATTGATTATTCAAGCCGTAAAAATGTATTACAGGAATGTAATTTTTCCACTTTTGGCTATGCTCATGTACGTAGTTAATTTTGTTTTTGAGAACGTCTAAATGAGCTAAACAGGGCAAAAAGTCAGGATGCTTTTTGAATAGGTTTTGTAAAGTGTCAAGATGAATGAGAATGTATTTACGCTCATAGTTAGATTTGAGTTCAAGCATTTTAATTTGAATTTTAGTGTATAATTCTTGGGCTTTTTCATCAGTGGGCATAGTTTTGAGAAAAGCAGTTTGCAGGTTTTTAAGGCTTAAAAAGTAGCTATGGATGGCTTGCCAATTTCCATACTCGGCTATCATTTTTTTTAACATTTTGCGCTCATTTGGCTTATGTACGCGGTAAAGAGTATCGGGCATAGCCATGCTAGCTACCGCAAAATAGAATACAGGTAAATCTAAACCTAACTCATGACGCTTTTGCAAGTACTGCCTTTCGCTAATTTCGTAATTTGTATTTTGAGCATCTACGCTGCCTTGCATCATAATTTCAACAGGGTCGCCTGGGGCATTCAAGCTAATCACAAAAGAAACTAACGAAATGACAATTAAAGTAGGTATAAAAAGCAAAATACGTTTGAGTATGTATTTGAACATTGCCGTCAAAATAGAGTTTGATAAGCAAATCTAACAAAATTGTCTGTTTTGACACAAATGAGATGTCTATTCCCAAATAATTGCTTTGCCTTGTTTTTGCAGTAAATTGCCTTTTTCGTAACTCAATGTACCGTTTACCCAAACTGCAATAATACCTTCTGAAAATTGATTAGGATTAGACACGGTAGCTTTGCCGTTGATAGTTTGAGGGTCAAACAGTACGATATCCGCCCAAGCGCCATCTACTATTCTTGCTCTATCTGCCAGGGGTTGCGGAACCACCTTTTGAGGTAAAATGGTCATTTTTTCAATCATTTTCTCTAAGGGGATACCTATTTTCAAGCCGTGCCTGATACTAGTAGCAAAACAACCTGCTCCACGTGGATGTGAATTTGCCCGAGGTTCACTTTCTATTCCGCCATCTGAACCTATCATACAAAAATCTTCTTTCAAAGCTAAATCCACGGTTTTATCCAAAGGTAGAGTTCCTTCGG contains:
- a CDS encoding ABC transporter permease, with protein sequence MFKYILKRILLFIPTLIVISLVSFVISLNAPGDPVEIMMQGSVDAQNTNYEISERQYLQKRHELGLDLPVFYFAVASMAMPDTLYRVHKPNERKMLKKMIAEYGNWQAIHSYFLSLKNLQTAFLKTMPTDEKAQELYTKIQIKMLELKSNYERKYILIHLDTLQNLFKKHPDFLPCLAHLDVLKNKINYVHEHSQKWKNYIPVIHFYGLNNQYHRWLLRFIKGDFGYSYQDKRPIREKIPEALRWSIVISFISIVIAYSISVPLGVHSAVHRNSVSDKIATVAVFTLYSLPPFWTATMLIIFFAGGDYLNWFPASGVQDITHSKDWPLLKRLNDWIWHLFLPIFCVTYTSFAFISRQMRVGMLENIQQDYIRTARAKGLPESKVIWKHAFRNSIIPIITLLGNILPSLVNGSVIIETIFSIPGMGKLSFSAIHARDYPTIVAVFTLSGTLTLVGMLLSDILYALVDPRISYSKK